From a single Mycolicibacterium moriokaense genomic region:
- a CDS encoding DUF222 domain-containing protein, which produces MFESKFVDADDAAVVAAIEDCARAEAVAGARRLAAIAELMRRRVLDEDEDERSRWVCDGWDSVVAEVAAALRLSRRKASGQMHIARALRDHLPTVAALFDRGELSARVVGAITWRTQFVTDEPVWAAIDSEIAARAVTWGPFSDDKLVSVIDAVLYEFDRDAVIEAKTATRSRDFCIGELEDENGVTSVRGRLRAADAAVLKKKVAAMVATVCDDDPRSMAERRADAVGALSNGNDHLPCLCETPGCPARAGQPAPKSAIVVNVYTDQTTLDTVHTRHQSATPQSRAPRSPAPSLPVSAGMAVLSGTEVMPTPLLAELLRNGAKLRPLCTQEVENEPESGYRPSAKLARFVRGRDLTCRFPGCTAPAEFCDELVKISV; this is translated from the coding sequence ATGTTCGAGTCAAAGTTCGTCGACGCTGATGATGCGGCGGTGGTCGCCGCGATCGAGGACTGTGCACGAGCGGAGGCGGTGGCGGGGGCGCGTCGGTTGGCCGCGATCGCTGAACTGATGCGTCGCCGCGTGCTCGATGAGGATGAGGACGAGCGGTCGCGGTGGGTCTGTGATGGGTGGGACTCGGTGGTGGCCGAGGTGGCGGCGGCGTTACGGCTGAGTCGACGGAAGGCGTCGGGTCAGATGCATATCGCGCGGGCGTTGCGTGATCATTTGCCGACGGTGGCGGCGCTGTTTGACCGTGGTGAGCTCAGTGCGCGGGTGGTCGGGGCGATTACCTGGCGCACCCAGTTCGTGACCGACGAGCCGGTGTGGGCGGCCATCGATTCTGAGATCGCCGCGCGGGCCGTGACGTGGGGTCCGTTCTCCGACGACAAGCTGGTCTCGGTGATCGACGCGGTGCTCTATGAGTTCGACCGCGATGCCGTCATTGAGGCCAAGACCGCGACCCGCAGCCGCGATTTCTGCATTGGTGAGCTCGAGGACGAGAACGGGGTGACCTCGGTGCGGGGCCGGCTGCGCGCCGCCGATGCCGCGGTGCTCAAGAAGAAGGTGGCCGCGATGGTCGCCACGGTGTGCGACGACGATCCCCGCTCGATGGCCGAGCGTCGCGCTGATGCGGTGGGGGCGTTGAGCAACGGCAACGATCACCTGCCGTGTCTGTGTGAGACACCGGGCTGCCCGGCCCGCGCGGGACAGCCCGCGCCGAAGTCGGCGATAGTGGTCAACGTCTACACCGACCAAACCACCCTCGACACCGTGCACACCCGCCACCAATCGGCCACACCGCAGTCCCGTGCGCCCCGGTCACCCGCGCCGTCGTTGCCGGTGTCGGCGGGGATGGCGGTGTTGTCGGGTACTGAGGTGATGCCCACGCCGTTGCTGGCCGAGTTGTTGCGCAACGGGGCCAAGCTGCGGCCGTTGTGCACCCAAGAGGTGGAGAATGAACCCGAATCCGGGTATCGGCCGTCGGCGAAGCTGGCACGGTTTGTTCGGGGTCGAGATTTGACCTGTCGTTTTCCGGGGTGCACCGCGCCTGCGGAGTTCTGCGATGAGCTTGTCAAGATTTCTGTGTAG
- a CDS encoding pyridoxal phosphate-dependent aminotransferase encodes MSGVALRAGIPPFYVMDVWLAATERQRSHGDLVNLSAGQPSAGAPQAVRAAARAALEGTVLGYSVSLGIPELRATIAESYRSRHALAVDPQDVVITTGSSGGFLLTFLACFDAGDRVAIARPGYPCYRNILTALGCEVVEIPCGPQTRFQPTVEMLAEIDPPVQGVVVASPANPTGTVIPPYELAAIASWCESSGVRLISDEVYHGLVYEGAPATSCAWETSRESVVVNSFSKYFAMTGWRLGWLLVPQELQDAVARLTSNFTICPPTLSQMAAIAAFAPESVAEADALLHQYVGNRQLLLDGLPRIGIEKLAPTDGAFYVYADVSHLTTDSLSFCSKLLADTGVAIAPGIDFDTVSGGSFVRLSFAGPSHDIEEAVRRIGDWIT; translated from the coding sequence ATGAGCGGCGTCGCGTTGCGTGCGGGCATCCCGCCGTTCTATGTGATGGATGTGTGGTTGGCGGCGACGGAGCGTCAGCGCAGTCACGGGGATCTGGTCAATCTGTCGGCTGGCCAGCCGAGTGCGGGGGCTCCGCAGGCGGTGCGTGCGGCGGCGAGGGCGGCGCTGGAAGGAACCGTGCTCGGCTATTCCGTGTCGCTCGGCATTCCGGAGTTGCGGGCCACGATTGCCGAGTCGTATCGGAGTCGACACGCGCTGGCGGTGGATCCGCAAGACGTCGTGATCACGACAGGTTCGAGCGGTGGGTTCCTGTTGACGTTTCTTGCCTGCTTCGATGCCGGCGATCGGGTGGCGATCGCGCGCCCGGGTTATCCCTGCTACCGCAATATTCTTACGGCGCTGGGATGCGAGGTCGTGGAGATCCCGTGCGGACCGCAGACTCGGTTCCAGCCGACGGTCGAGATGCTCGCCGAAATTGATCCGCCGGTGCAGGGAGTCGTCGTCGCAAGCCCTGCCAACCCGACGGGCACGGTGATCCCACCCTACGAACTCGCTGCGATCGCGTCGTGGTGCGAGTCGTCGGGTGTGCGGTTGATCAGCGACGAGGTGTACCACGGCTTGGTGTACGAGGGAGCGCCTGCGACCAGTTGCGCGTGGGAGACGTCGCGAGAATCGGTTGTGGTGAACAGCTTTTCGAAGTATTTCGCGATGACGGGCTGGCGGCTGGGGTGGCTGCTGGTACCGCAGGAACTGCAGGACGCTGTCGCCCGCCTGACAAGTAACTTCACCATCTGCCCGCCGACGCTGTCGCAGATGGCCGCGATCGCCGCATTCGCACCGGAGTCCGTCGCGGAGGCCGATGCACTGTTGCACCAGTACGTAGGTAACCGGCAACTGCTGCTGGATGGTCTTCCGCGAATCGGCATCGAAAAGCTGGCGCCTACGGACGGCGCGTTCTACGTGTACGCCGACGTATCGCACCTGACGACCGATTCGTTGTCGTTCTGCTCAAAGCTGCTGGCCGACACCGGTGTTGCAATCGCGCCGGGTATCGACTTCGACACGGTGAGCGGCGGTTCGTTCGTCCGACTTTCCTTCGCAGGACCGTCGCACGATATCGAGGAGGCCGTACGCCGCATCGGCGACTGGATCACCTAG
- a CDS encoding PhnD/SsuA/transferrin family substrate-binding protein: MLSFVLDENLGLPACDEPWKTILSAAGIDETLAARQPDTATKLEESAGTDYGYINTSCTSSYIAPAILLTRLGKTWATFLHFVAVAAWQGQFDSVVGGHVRTTMVLHDVWRSTPENAETTRVIGQYDNCKPPVVIARKDLDALVAWEPDWTGIQGALKPYYYADVHPFFHDLDQLPVGV, translated from the coding sequence ATGCTGAGCTTCGTCTTGGATGAGAACCTGGGACTGCCCGCCTGCGACGAGCCGTGGAAGACGATTCTGAGCGCGGCCGGTATCGACGAAACGCTGGCCGCACGCCAGCCGGACACCGCAACGAAGCTGGAGGAGTCGGCAGGCACGGACTACGGCTACATCAACACGTCGTGCACGTCGAGTTACATCGCGCCCGCGATCCTGTTGACGCGGTTGGGGAAGACGTGGGCCACGTTCCTGCATTTCGTCGCGGTCGCGGCGTGGCAGGGGCAGTTCGACTCGGTCGTCGGCGGACATGTCCGGACGACGATGGTGCTCCATGACGTGTGGCGATCAACCCCGGAAAACGCCGAGACCACAAGGGTCATCGGCCAATATGACAACTGCAAACCACCTGTGGTGATTGCGCGGAAGGATCTCGACGCGTTGGTGGCGTGGGAGCCTGACTGGACCGGCATACAGGGCGCCCTCAAGCCGTACTACTACGCCGACGTGCATCCGTTCTTCCACGATCTCGATCAGCTACCGGTCGGTGTGTGA
- a CDS encoding alpha/beta fold hydrolase — translation MDGSWESRVVSVAGIRSPVRIGGPESGEPVLFVHGNNAGADWGPLMTPVAEFARVIAPELPGFGSADKPAEWGYTVAHYATHLDGVLSQLETRPVHLVAHDFGGPFALAWAADHLDRTASITLINTPRRINHTAAKIWRTPILGELSALTANVPLTRALLKRSDPGLPDEHRDRIVEHVLVPGTERAVIELYRATGEHAIEVYVDRLAEFTGDVLIIWGDSDAYIAPEQADEQRQIFRNARVEVVVGVGHWPWLEQPDVVVGHLTNFLRR, via the coding sequence ATGGACGGTTCGTGGGAATCGCGTGTGGTCAGCGTTGCGGGCATCCGCAGCCCGGTGCGGATCGGCGGCCCCGAATCGGGCGAGCCCGTCCTCTTCGTCCACGGCAACAACGCCGGCGCCGACTGGGGTCCATTGATGACTCCGGTCGCCGAGTTCGCCCGCGTCATCGCGCCCGAACTCCCGGGGTTCGGCAGCGCCGACAAACCCGCCGAATGGGGCTACACCGTCGCGCATTACGCCACGCACCTCGACGGTGTGCTCAGCCAGCTCGAGACGCGGCCGGTGCACCTCGTGGCGCACGACTTCGGCGGGCCCTTTGCGCTCGCATGGGCGGCCGACCACCTCGACCGGACCGCCAGCATCACCCTGATCAACACTCCGCGACGCATCAACCACACCGCCGCGAAGATCTGGCGCACCCCGATCCTCGGCGAGCTCTCCGCGCTCACCGCCAACGTCCCGCTGACCCGGGCGCTGCTGAAACGTTCCGATCCCGGGCTGCCCGACGAGCACCGGGATCGGATCGTCGAACACGTTTTGGTTCCAGGCACCGAACGCGCCGTCATCGAGCTGTATCGCGCCACCGGCGAGCACGCGATCGAGGTCTACGTCGACCGCCTCGCGGAGTTCACCGGCGACGTGCTGATCATCTGGGGCGACAGTGACGCCTACATCGCGCCGGAACAGGCCGATGAACAACGCCAGATCTTCCGCAATGCACGCGTGGAAGTCGTTGTGGGCGTGGGCCATTGGCCGTGGTTGGAGCAACCCGACGTGGTGGTCGGCCACCTGACCAACTTCCTGCGCCGCTAG
- the ipdE2 gene encoding acyl-CoA dehydrogenase IpdE2: protein MSEERELLRSTVAALVEKHAPPAAVRSAMESERGYDESLWNLLCEQVGAAALVVPEELGGAGGELADAAVVLEELGKALVPTPLLGTTLAELALLAADEPDAEALEELAAGTKIGTVVFDRDFVINGDVADIAIAADGQRLKRLPQFAAHRVDTMDLTRRLARVEPQEGTDIGADPGIADTAAILLAAEQIGAATRCLDLTVAYTKERVQFGRPVGSFQALKHRMADLYVAVQSARAVVNDAIAEPSATSAALARFTACEAFSKVAAEAVQMHGGIAITWEHDIQLYFKRAHGSAQLLGPPREHLRRLESEVL, encoded by the coding sequence GTGAGCGAAGAACGGGAACTGCTGCGGAGCACGGTCGCCGCGCTGGTCGAGAAGCATGCACCTCCCGCCGCGGTGCGCTCGGCGATGGAATCCGAACGGGGCTACGACGAATCGCTGTGGAACTTGTTGTGCGAGCAGGTGGGTGCCGCCGCACTCGTCGTACCCGAGGAGCTGGGCGGAGCCGGCGGTGAGCTCGCCGACGCGGCCGTCGTCCTAGAAGAGCTCGGTAAAGCGTTGGTGCCGACGCCACTGCTCGGTACGACGCTCGCCGAGCTGGCGCTGCTTGCGGCAGACGAGCCGGACGCCGAGGCTCTCGAGGAGCTGGCGGCGGGCACCAAGATCGGCACCGTTGTCTTCGACCGGGACTTCGTGATCAACGGCGACGTCGCCGATATCGCGATCGCCGCCGACGGTCAGCGGCTCAAGCGGCTGCCACAGTTCGCCGCACATCGCGTCGACACCATGGACCTCACGCGTCGGCTCGCGCGCGTCGAGCCGCAGGAGGGCACGGATATCGGTGCCGACCCTGGCATCGCCGACACGGCCGCGATCCTGTTGGCCGCCGAGCAGATCGGGGCGGCAACGCGGTGCCTCGATCTCACTGTGGCGTACACAAAGGAGAGGGTGCAGTTCGGTCGCCCGGTCGGTAGCTTCCAGGCGCTCAAGCATCGGATGGCCGATCTGTACGTCGCGGTGCAGTCGGCGCGTGCGGTGGTCAACGACGCCATCGCCGAACCCTCGGCGACGTCGGCTGCGCTGGCACGCTTCACGGCGTGCGAGGCGTTCTCGAAGGTCGCCGCCGAGGCGGTGCAGATGCACGGTGGTATCGCGATCACCTGGGAGCACGACATCCAGCTCTATTTCAAACGCGCGCACGGCAGCGCGCAGCTGCTCGGGCCGCCGCGCGAACATCTGCGTCGGCTCGAGTCGGAAGTGCTCTAG